GGATTCTTCGGGAGCCCCGCGACGCTCAACCTCTGCTCCAAATGCTACCGCGACCACCGCCTCAAGGAGGAGGAAAAGCAGCAGCCGCAGCAAGCGTCGTCGTCGTCCGCGACCGCAGCCGAGGTGGTCGTCGAGGAATCCCTctgcgcctcctcctcctccgcctcctcgccAGCCTCCTTTGTGGGTGCTGAGGCGGGGGAACCTTCGGTCCTGGTCGCCTCGGCGACGGCCGTCGCGGCGACGGAGACGGAGAAAAAGGGGCCGAACCGGTGCGCGGAGTGCCGGAAGAGGGTGGGGCTGACGGCGGGGTTCCGGTGCCGGTGCGGCGCCACCTACTGCGGGACCCACCGGCACGCGGAGCAGCACGGCTGCACCTTCGACTTCAAGGCGGCCGGCCGCGCTGCCATCGCCCGCGCCAACCCCGTCGTCAGGGCCGTCAAGCTCCACAAGATCTGAAGGATCTCCGCCCTCCGCTTCCGATCTCGTCTCCAGAGGGCGCGCCGCCACTCCATTCGCTTTGCTTTCTCCATcatcattattttctttttcttttaactgCCGGTGGTAAAAAAATGAAGTgtggaaaatataaataaatgattATTAATTATTAGATCTTTATTTATTCAATTATCCTATTATTACATTTATCATAAATATGATTTTAATGGAAACTCGACACACGCTTTATCACCTTTCATCAAGTCAATGCCATTTGACCTAAAAGCTTTGCATACATCACGGATGATCCATTCAAGACTAAAAGGTCATCTAAAAGGAAGTGATACTACTAATTTGATTTCTTTTGGATTTTTCACcctatcttttttcttttattttttgtccATCATCATGTAGAACAGAACAAAAATAATGTATGCATTTGACGTGATGATGTCGGCCTGATGGGCTAATTAGCTTATCAACTTTATTCGGTTTAAATCACTGATCATAATATTTAAGCTAAAATTGatagtaatatattatttttataagtcaattttaatttTATCCAATGTGGGACTATTATACCTTCTGTACTTTTATTGCAGCTGCCAAAGACACCAAAATTCATCACCATTAAATTCATGCCACAGTAAGATTACGTTTAATGACTTGTGTTGCCTAAAATGGAAGCTAACTTAGAGCTTCAAAATTGAATTTTCTATGGCAAGAAGCAATTAATCTTAGGGTCCGATTAGGGTGGCCAAAATGGAAGCAAATAAGAAAAAGGTAGATTATTGTAGGAAATAATGTTCGGTCTCTTGTTTTGAGTGTTAAGGTCATTTCTTGAACGTGCAAAGATAAAAacatgccaaaaaatatatatattgataagaaaagataactgatgatgaaaaaataaatgaatattattgaattaatatgatgatatgatccaataattaagGGAGGAAAAAGGACGAGAGGACTACAATATAGAGAAACTAATTTTTTTTAGTGAGCCCGTTAAAGttggtaataattttttttttcaaaaatagatATTTATTACTTCAATATTTTAGAACAATCAATCCCATGTTAATAAAAAAGCAAAAGGAAGTAGGAACTTCAAGCCTATTATCCTTCTCGAGTAGAAGTaccatatatattattatatactaaaatttagataaaaactatttttataTGCTTTAATTGATATAATTATCTTTGAGAGGTTTTTTATATATATGGGACTAAGTAATATATTGTCTTAAGATAACAAAAAAAGATTTTCTCACCAAATAAAGTCTACCCATTCGTAATAGGAAGATTAAGCTTCAAACCAACTATTAATCCATGAGCAAGAAAGCTTTTTTCCAATGTAGGTGGATAAAATGGGCAACATTAATATCCCACTTGATATCCCTATAattatgttatcataagattgtTTTAGTATTCTTCGTACACAttatatttttcttgatataaaaTTGTATAAAGATGTTAGATTTTTTGAATGATGAT
The window above is part of the Musa acuminata AAA Group cultivar baxijiao chromosome BXJ2-6, Cavendish_Baxijiao_AAA, whole genome shotgun sequence genome. Proteins encoded here:
- the LOC135613511 gene encoding zinc finger A20 and AN1 domain-containing stress-associated protein 5-like, which encodes MAEEQRCQEGHRPCANNCGFFGSPATLNLCSKCYRDHRLKEEEKQQPQQASSSSATAAEVVVEESLCASSSSASSPASFVGAEAGEPSVLVASATAVAATETEKKGPNRCAECRKRVGLTAGFRCRCGATYCGTHRHAEQHGCTFDFKAAGRAAIARANPVVRAVKLHKI